From the genome of Papaver somniferum cultivar HN1 chromosome 2, ASM357369v1, whole genome shotgun sequence, one region includes:
- the LOC113350002 gene encoding probable galacturonosyltransferase 6 isoform X1: MKQSVRYQRMLILCLLSISVLAPIFLVSNKLSNFSSSSGDKEFVGDLPGIKFKTDSPKLNAVQQESGEGLKEPVLVVYKDGDSINSLADSNTEGGTSNRVIERKVSETDYDVDGGNQLIQMKNVSAPYERKEQLQQPTEKREARRGTDEKVKEGKDQVIRAKAYLTFAPPGSNSHLVKELKLRIKELERSLGDATKDADLPRSALQRMKSMEATLGKASRVYHDCSSMATKLRAMTYNTEEQVRAQKNQAIYLVELASRTTPKGLHCLSMRLTDSYFSLQPEKREFPNQHKLNDPDLYHFVVFSDNILASAVVVNSTIFSSSEKEKLVFHVISDAINLPAIRMWFLLNPPDQATINIQSIEDFELLATMYGSALNMQNSRDRRYSSPLNHLRFYLPEMFPALNKVVLLDHDVVVQRDLKGLWQVDMKGKVNGAVETCREGDTSFRKMNTLINFSDPIVAERFDPEACTWAFGMNVFDLREWRRKDLTAVYTNYLEMGMKRELWKGGTLPLGLVTFYNQTVALDRRWHILGLGYESGLGRGEIERGAVIHYDGVMKPWLEIGIGKYKGYWNRYVKYDHPYLQQCNIHE, encoded by the exons ATGAAGCAGAGTGTTAGATATCAGAGGATGTTAATCCTCTGTTTACTTTCAATCTCGGTTTTAGCTCCTATCTTTTTAGTTTCAAATAAACTCTCAaatttctcatcttcttctg GAGATAAAGAATTTGTTGGGGATTTACCTGGAATT AAATTCAAGACAGATAGTCCTAAACTAAATGCTGTACAACAGGAATCAGGGGAAGGTTTGAAAGAGCCTGTTTTAGTTGTGTATAAAGATGGtgattctattaattctttagctGATAGCAATACAGAAGGAGGTACTTCAAATCGTGTAATAGAACGTAAAG TTTCAGAGACTGATTATGATGTAGATGGAGGAAACCAACTGATTCAGATGAAAAATGTATCTGCTCCTTATGAAAGAAAG GAGCAATTGCAGCAACCAACTGAGAAAAGAGAAGCTCGGAGAGGGACTGATGAGAAGGTAAAAGAGGGTAAAGATCAGGTGATCAGAGCCAAGGCATACTTGACTTTTGCACCACCAGGTAGCAACTCCCACTTGGTAAAAGAACTGAAGTTGAGGATAAAAGAGCTAGAACGATCGCTGGGCGATGCAACAAAGGATGCAGATTTACCAAGAAG TGCTTTGCAGAGGATGAAATCCATGGAAGCTACTTTGGGTAAAGCCAGCCGTGTTTACCACGATTGCTCTTCCATGGCAACCAAGCTCCGCGCAATGACATACAATACTGAAGAACAAGTTCGGGCACAGAAAAATCAAGCTATATATCTTGTTGAGCTTGCTTCCAGGACTACACCGAAAGGTCTTCACTGCCTTTCCATGAGGCTCACCGATAGTTACTTCTCACTGCAGCCTGAAAAGCGAGAGTTCCCAAACCAGCACAAGTTAAATGACCCTGATCTCTATCACTTTGTTGTATTTTCTGACAACATTCTTGCAAGCGCAGTGGTTGTGAATTCCACCATCTTTTCTTCTTCG GAAAAGGAGAAACTTGTCTTCCACGTGATTTCTGATGCTATCAACCTCCCTGCAATAAGAATGTGGTTCTTGCTAAACCCACCTGATCAAGCTACTATCAATATCCAGAGCATTGAGGATTTTGAATTGCTAGCTACCATGTATGGCTCAGCGTTAAATATGCAAAACTCTCGGGACCGTAGATACTCTTCACCATTGAATCATCTCCGGTTCTATCTGCCAGAGATGTTCCCAGCTCTAAATAAAGTTGTGCTCCTTGACCATGACGTGGTTGTACAGAGAGATCTCAAGGGATTGTGGCAAGTAGATATGAAGGGGAAAGTCAATGGAGCAGTGGAGACCTGTCGAGAGGGTGATACCTCATTTCGTAAGATGAATACGCTTATTAATTTCTCAGACCCAATTGTGGCGGAAAGATTTGATCCTGAAGCATGCACATGGGCATTTGGGATGAACGTGTTTGATCTACGGGAGTGGAGGAGAAAAGATTTGACAGCAGTCTACACTAATTACTTAGAAATG GGGATGAAGAGGGAGTTGTGGAAAGGTGGGACCTTACCGTTGGGTCTGGTTACCTTCTATAACCAAACGGTAGCTCTCGACCGCAGATGGCATATCCTAGGTCTTGGATATGAGTCAGGATTAGGACGTGGAGAGATCGAAAGGGGAGCTGTAATTCACTACGATGGTGTTATGAAGCCATGGCTGGAAATTGGAATTGGGAAATACAAGGGATACTGGAACAGATATGTCAAATACGATCACCCTTACTTGCAACAATGTAACATTCATGAATAG
- the LOC113350002 gene encoding probable galacturonosyltransferase 6 isoform X2, giving the protein MKQSVRYQRMLILCLLSISVLAPIFLVSNKLSNFSSSSGDKEFVGDLPGIKFKTDSPKLNAVQQESGEGLKEPVLVVYKDGDSINSLADSNTEGGTSNRVIERKETDYDVDGGNQLIQMKNVSAPYERKEQLQQPTEKREARRGTDEKVKEGKDQVIRAKAYLTFAPPGSNSHLVKELKLRIKELERSLGDATKDADLPRSALQRMKSMEATLGKASRVYHDCSSMATKLRAMTYNTEEQVRAQKNQAIYLVELASRTTPKGLHCLSMRLTDSYFSLQPEKREFPNQHKLNDPDLYHFVVFSDNILASAVVVNSTIFSSSEKEKLVFHVISDAINLPAIRMWFLLNPPDQATINIQSIEDFELLATMYGSALNMQNSRDRRYSSPLNHLRFYLPEMFPALNKVVLLDHDVVVQRDLKGLWQVDMKGKVNGAVETCREGDTSFRKMNTLINFSDPIVAERFDPEACTWAFGMNVFDLREWRRKDLTAVYTNYLEMGMKRELWKGGTLPLGLVTFYNQTVALDRRWHILGLGYESGLGRGEIERGAVIHYDGVMKPWLEIGIGKYKGYWNRYVKYDHPYLQQCNIHE; this is encoded by the exons ATGAAGCAGAGTGTTAGATATCAGAGGATGTTAATCCTCTGTTTACTTTCAATCTCGGTTTTAGCTCCTATCTTTTTAGTTTCAAATAAACTCTCAaatttctcatcttcttctg GAGATAAAGAATTTGTTGGGGATTTACCTGGAATT AAATTCAAGACAGATAGTCCTAAACTAAATGCTGTACAACAGGAATCAGGGGAAGGTTTGAAAGAGCCTGTTTTAGTTGTGTATAAAGATGGtgattctattaattctttagctGATAGCAATACAGAAGGAGGTACTTCAAATCGTGTAATAGAACGTAAAG AGACTGATTATGATGTAGATGGAGGAAACCAACTGATTCAGATGAAAAATGTATCTGCTCCTTATGAAAGAAAG GAGCAATTGCAGCAACCAACTGAGAAAAGAGAAGCTCGGAGAGGGACTGATGAGAAGGTAAAAGAGGGTAAAGATCAGGTGATCAGAGCCAAGGCATACTTGACTTTTGCACCACCAGGTAGCAACTCCCACTTGGTAAAAGAACTGAAGTTGAGGATAAAAGAGCTAGAACGATCGCTGGGCGATGCAACAAAGGATGCAGATTTACCAAGAAG TGCTTTGCAGAGGATGAAATCCATGGAAGCTACTTTGGGTAAAGCCAGCCGTGTTTACCACGATTGCTCTTCCATGGCAACCAAGCTCCGCGCAATGACATACAATACTGAAGAACAAGTTCGGGCACAGAAAAATCAAGCTATATATCTTGTTGAGCTTGCTTCCAGGACTACACCGAAAGGTCTTCACTGCCTTTCCATGAGGCTCACCGATAGTTACTTCTCACTGCAGCCTGAAAAGCGAGAGTTCCCAAACCAGCACAAGTTAAATGACCCTGATCTCTATCACTTTGTTGTATTTTCTGACAACATTCTTGCAAGCGCAGTGGTTGTGAATTCCACCATCTTTTCTTCTTCG GAAAAGGAGAAACTTGTCTTCCACGTGATTTCTGATGCTATCAACCTCCCTGCAATAAGAATGTGGTTCTTGCTAAACCCACCTGATCAAGCTACTATCAATATCCAGAGCATTGAGGATTTTGAATTGCTAGCTACCATGTATGGCTCAGCGTTAAATATGCAAAACTCTCGGGACCGTAGATACTCTTCACCATTGAATCATCTCCGGTTCTATCTGCCAGAGATGTTCCCAGCTCTAAATAAAGTTGTGCTCCTTGACCATGACGTGGTTGTACAGAGAGATCTCAAGGGATTGTGGCAAGTAGATATGAAGGGGAAAGTCAATGGAGCAGTGGAGACCTGTCGAGAGGGTGATACCTCATTTCGTAAGATGAATACGCTTATTAATTTCTCAGACCCAATTGTGGCGGAAAGATTTGATCCTGAAGCATGCACATGGGCATTTGGGATGAACGTGTTTGATCTACGGGAGTGGAGGAGAAAAGATTTGACAGCAGTCTACACTAATTACTTAGAAATG GGGATGAAGAGGGAGTTGTGGAAAGGTGGGACCTTACCGTTGGGTCTGGTTACCTTCTATAACCAAACGGTAGCTCTCGACCGCAGATGGCATATCCTAGGTCTTGGATATGAGTCAGGATTAGGACGTGGAGAGATCGAAAGGGGAGCTGTAATTCACTACGATGGTGTTATGAAGCCATGGCTGGAAATTGGAATTGGGAAATACAAGGGATACTGGAACAGATATGTCAAATACGATCACCCTTACTTGCAACAATGTAACATTCATGAATAG
- the LOC113350004 gene encoding photosystem II reaction center W protein, chloroplastic-like — MATITAATPTCLSVVVSAGVVQKRSLRTVTPSVLGLPAMGRRGRMRCCSTVENNSSASKKSSHVSLTAALMAATSAVSAVTSPAVALVDERMSTEGTGLPFGLSNNLLGWILFGIFGLIWTLYFVYTSTLDEDEDSGLSL, encoded by the exons ATGGCCACCATCACTGCAGCCACACCAACTTGCTTATCAGTGGTAGTCAGTGCTGGCGTTGTGCAAAAGCGTAGCCTTAGGACCGTAACCCCATCGGTTCTTG GATTGCCAGCCATGGGGAGGAGAGGACGCATGAGATGTTGTTCAACAGTAGAGAACAACTCATCTGCGAGCAAGAAGAGCTCACATGTCAGCCTAACTGCAGCCTTAATGGCAGCGACAAGCGCGGTATCAGCAGTGACAAGCCCAGCTGTAGCTCTGGTTGATGAGCGGATGAGTACCGAAGGGACTGGTCTCCCCTTTGGTTTGAGTAACAACCTTCTTGGATGGATTTTATTTGGAATTTTTGGTCTGATTTGGACTCTTTACTTTGTTTATACTTCTACCCTGGATGAGGATGAGGATTCAGGTTTGTCCCTCTAG
- the LOC113350003 gene encoding phospholipase A1-Igamma1, chloroplastic-like encodes MAVSLSKLSSSLTVRHGYDTFPSPSPSSFKPRPNSSTVSGTNLLYQGINVTQNPLQKVSAVTEDNSLKSAIIELGEEEDQTSDISTIEKQEKQLRDRWEEIHGQDDWVGLLDPMDSILRSELIRYGEMAQACYDAFDYDPYSKYCGSCRYIRRKFFDCLGLADRGYDVTRYLYATTNINLPNFFKKSRWSKIWSRNANWMGYVAVSNDETSNRLGRRDITIAWRGTVTRLEWIADLMDFLRSVKSDKIPCPDPMVKVESGFLDVYTDKEENCRFCKYSAREQILTEIRRLIKMYPGEELSISITGHSLGAALAVLSAYDIAETGVNVTDTGKAVPVSVFSFSGPRVGNKRFKERLEGLGVKVLRVVNIHDTVPKVPGIFFNEKVPPLVQKLAEGLPWNYSHVGVELLLDHKNSPFLEDTNDPSCFHNLEAHLHLLDGYHGKGKRFVLAGGRDPALVNKASDFLKDHYLVPPHWRQDENKGMVRSHDGRWVQQDRPNHEDHPPETPQHLKELGLTPSSTSDQ; translated from the exons ATGGCCGTCTCTTTGTCAAAGTTGAGCTCTTCTTTAACAGTAAGACACGGGTACGATACGTTTCCATCACCATCCCCTTCTTCATTCAAGCCAAGACCCAATTCCTCTACTGTTTCCGGTACCAATTTGCTCTATCAAGGCATTAACGTTACACAAAATCCGTTACAAAAAGTGTCGGCAGTTACCGAAGATAACAGCTTAAAATCGGCTATTATCGAGCTcggggaagaagaagatcaaaCTTCAGATATTAGTACAATTGAGAAACAAGAAAAACAACTGCGAGATCGTTGGGAGGAGATTCATGGTCAAGATGATTGGGTCGGATTACTTGATCCAATGGATTCAATTTTACGGTCAGAGTTAATAAGGTACGGAGAAATGGCTCAAGCTTGCTACGATGCTTTTGATTACGATCCATATTCGAAATACTGTGGTAGTTGTAGATATATACGTCGCAAATTCTTCGACTGTCTAGGCTTAGCAGACCGTGGATATGACGTGACGCGGTATCTTTATGCAACAACTAATATCAATCTTCCGAATTTCTTCAAGAAATCAAGATGGTCTAAGATATGGAGTAGAAATGCGAACTGGATGGGGTATGTAGCTGTATCCAACGATGAAACATCCAACCGTTTAGGACGTCGTGATATAACAATTGCTTGGAGGGGTACGGTGACACGGCTAGAATGGATAGCCGATTTGATGGACTTCTTACGGTCCGTCAAATCAGATAAAATTCCGTGTCCGGATCCAATGGTTAAAGTTGAATCAGGATTCTTAGATGTTTACACTGATAAAGAAGAGAATTGTAGGTTTTGCAAGTACTCAGCAAGAGAACAAATCTTGACTGAAATCAGAAGGTTAATAAAAATGTATCCAGGTGAAGAACTGAGTATCTCTATCACAGGGCACAGTTTAGGTGCAGCCTTGGCGGTTTTAAGTGCGTATGACATAGCTGAAACCGGTGTCAATGTGACTGACACCGGAAAAGCCGTCCCCGTGTCTGTTTTTTCATTTTCTGGACCTAGAGTTGGAAATAAGAGATTTAAAGAAAGGTTAGAAGGGTTAGGAGTTAAAGTGTTGAGAGTTGTAAACATTCACGATACCGTACCCAAAGTACCCGGTATATTTTTTAACGAAAAAGTGCCGCCACTTGTTCAAAAGCTTGCCGAGGGACTTCCATGGAATTATTCGCATGTGGGAGTCGAGCTTCTTCTTGATCATAAGAACTCTCCATTCTTGGAAGATACTAATGATCCTTCTTGTTTTCATAATTTGGAAGCTCACTTGCATCTGCTGGACGG gTACCATGGAAAGGGAAAGAGATTTGTACTTGCAGGTGGAAGAGATCCAGCTTTGGTAAACAAGGCCTCGGATTTTCTCAAAGATCATTACTTGGTTCCACCTCATTGGAGGCAAGATGAAAACAAAGGGATGGTGAGGAGTCATGACGGCCGTTGGGTTCAACAAGATAGACCAAACCACGAAGATCATCCACCTGAAACACCACAACATCTCAAAGAACTAGGTTTAACCCCGTCTTCTACCAGTGATCAATAG